The Brassica napus cultivar Da-Ae chromosome C1, Da-Ae, whole genome shotgun sequence DNA segment AACAGAATCAATATGTACACTATCTATCTCTAAGTCCCTAGGAGATTTGTTACCTGCAACTCATACTTCCAACCCTGTGATCGAAGAGACTGCCTCGTTTGAAATATTTGCTCCAAACATCGAGGAATCAGTCCTTTTTCCTCAGGGTTCCCTGGCCTGCCCATCATTGTATATGTTTTTCCAGATCCCGTTTGTCCATATGCGAAAATGCAAACCTGAAAATGTTTTAATATCAGCCTCAGTCCAAGAATATACAATGAAACAtagcattattattatttttattattattctgtAGCTTGATTAACTTGTTTGACAGTATATGAAAATGAGCAGATAGAGAATATATAAGTACCTTGTAACCATCAAGAGCACTCTGAACAAGCTGAGAAATCTCTACAAAGATATCTTCTTGTGATGCATTAGGTACAAAAACCTTATCAAATGTGAAACAATGCTTTTGTCCTGTCCATAGCAGAACATCAAATgagtctctttcttcttttgttatttCAAGAATCAAATTTTATCATTACCATTTTGCATCAAGTCAATGCCACGACCAAGTGCTTCCAGAGATGTAGGGTAGGAAATGGTTTTGGCCTCCTCACTAGAATTCTCACCCGTTAATAGAGGTCTAACCCTACAGAATACGCGTATGTTTCCCTTCAGCTCCTGCAACATTTAAATGTTTTCAGAATCAGCCAAGTTAACTCAACATTACACACAAGGGAAATGGACAAAATTTTTAACCTGTATGGTATTGTGCAACTTCTTCCGTAGCTTTTCTCCTTCGATGAGTTTAAGTTCAGCTTTTTCTAAGCGAGCTTTCAGCTCCATAATGCTTTCCTTTTGCTCTTCAAACTCGTTCATTTTCTCAAAGGTTGACAAATCCGCAACCTAACCAAACATGAACAAATACGAAATAAGAATGTAAaacattttcatataaatattcatttaaatgTGTTGAACTCAAGAATGTGATGAGACCTGCAGTTTCCTCTCAGAAGCTGCTAATTGATCTTGTAGCTCTTGTAGCTCCTTATTTTGAGAAGAACACTTACTCTATAGAAAACGAGAACACATAATCATTTAGATACTTTTTTGGAACATACAGGAGTGCAGTCAAGGATGAAAATAAACCTCAAGCTCATTTATGGTTCCTTTGAAGTCATTTTGCTTGGTCGCTTCAGCTTGCAGATTTTTAACTTCTGTAATATGGCGGTCACGGTCATCCTTGACCTGCTGAATCTCCACCTTGAGACTAACAATTTCGTTCACCAATTCATCTTTTTGCTTCATGATATCTTCTTGAGACACCTAAGGAAAAACAAGACACACACAGGTCATACCATGATCTAACAAAGAGCTTTCTCTCTTTGATTGAATAAACTGCAGATTCAAATCACCTTTGAGGCAGCAAGCTGATCCTGCAGTGCTTTGAACTGACCCTTTAAGTTGCCAATGTTTTCTACAATGCCGGTCCGTTCTTTCTCTCCTCGCTTTATAGTTTCATGGGCTTCATCAAGATCACCTTGGATCTTGCTATTGTATAGTTGCAAGCTGGAGTTATACTCTTGCAAGAGTTTGTACATGTCATTCACAGCTTGAATCTGAaacacagaagaaaaaaaacattcagtgTCAGCTATAACAAACCATTTCTCAATTCGAAACTTTCAGAGATTCCTCACCCTTTGGTTAGCTGTTTGAAGGTCTCCTTGCGTTTTCCCCAGCTCTTCTGTGAGAGCAGCTTGCAACTTCTCAACCGCAAGTCttgcttctttctctttttcaagCGAACCAGTTGCAGCCTTAACAAGAACAAAACCAACTTAGAAAACCACAAAAGACGAACTTTTAACCAGAATCTAGACATTTCTTACCAATTTCTCAGCTTGTTCTTTGGCAAGTTGCACCTGAACAGAAGAAAAATTCTTCCTCAGCTCATGGATAACCAAGTTCAGCtctacttccttctctttcaaaCTAACCTCTGCAAGCAAATGCATTCAcgttaagttttctttttttttgttaaatccCAAATGTCCATAATAAGAACCAGCTCTGTAACACACCCAAGTCTGCACAATGCTTCTCGTTCAACCCCATAGCGTTCTTCAACTTCTCTTGCTCAAACGCATAGTCTAACTCAAGCTCTTGAAACCATCGAATGCAAAGCCTAAGCCTTTTCACATAGTCCATAGTATTCTCGCATCTCTCCTGCAAAACCAAGCATAACACTTATAGATTAAGCAACTAACAATGTCGAGACTAAactacaaaaaaaggaaaactctTTTGATAGATAGACTTGTTCTAGTAAAATTGCATGAAACTGAGAGAtctaagaaagagagagagagagagagagaccttgTAGTTGTACTTGCTCTTGTACTTGATTCGCTCATGAAGAAGAGCGTCAACGTCTTCTCTGGTGAACTCAACGGGACCATACTCAGATCCTTCAGTGCTCGTCAGATCTCTAGCTCCCGGAAACGATTGCCGGATTCTTCCACCGTTGGTCATCTCcccaaacattttttatttatttattttcagagACTTGAGCTAAGAAAACAAACACTATCAGTGAATAACAAGCTATAATAAAGACTGAAGCTTTCGGTAAATGGTAGACAAATTCCagatttttagagttttttttcaGAGAAGAACATGCAGACAGAGATTAGAAAGGAAAGAGAAAGACCTTTTGTTGTAATAATGGGTTAAGCTTTAAGTTGTCGTAAGTCACCGTTCTGTTGTTCCCCCGTCGCTCTCGCCGGTGGCTACTTCTATTTCTGTTGTtgtttggagagagagagagagtgtgatgAATGTGGGGCCGTTGATTGGATCTTAATTCACCGAGCTTATGCGATCACATCCGTTGCTTTATTTATtgctttttaacattttttacgaaataaatattgaatattttaatttaaatcgtagagaaaatttaat contains these protein-coding regions:
- the LOC106445688 gene encoding kinesin-like protein KIN-14M — translated: MFGEMTNGGRIRQSFPGARDLTSTEGSEYGPVEFTREDVDALLHERIKYKSKYNYKERCENTMDYVKRLRLCIRWFQELELDYAFEQEKLKNAMGLNEKHCADLEVSLKEKEVELNLVIHELRKNFSSVQVQLAKEQAEKLAATGSLEKEKEARLAVEKLQAALTEELGKTQGDLQTANQRIQAVNDMYKLLQEYNSSLQLYNSKIQGDLDEAHETIKRGEKERTGIVENIGNLKGQFKALQDQLAASKVSQEDIMKQKDELVNEIVSLKVEIQQVKDDRDRHITEVKNLQAEATKQNDFKGTINELESKCSSQNKELQELQDQLAASERKLQVADLSTFEKMNEFEEQKESIMELKARLEKAELKLIEGEKLRKKLHNTIQELKGNIRVFCRVRPLLTGENSSEEAKTISYPTSLEALGRGIDLMQNGQKHCFTFDKVFVPNASQEDIFVEISQLVQSALDGYKVCIFAYGQTGSGKTYTMMGRPGNPEEKGLIPRCLEQIFQTRQSLRSQGWKYELQVSMLEIYNETIRDLLSTNKEAVRADNGVSPQKYAIKHDASGNTHVVELTVVDVRSSREVSFLLDHAARNRSVGKTAMNEQSSRSHFVFTLRITGFNESTEQQVQGVLNLIDLAGSERLSKSGSTGDRLKETQAINKSLSSLGDVIFALAKKEDHVPFRNSKLTYLLQPCLGGDSKTLMFVNITPEPSSTGESLCSLRFAARVNACEIGTAHRQVNNRPLDNRLSLG